One segment of Limibacillus sp. DNA contains the following:
- the rnpA gene encoding ribonuclease P protein component: protein MPGPLGRLKKRSEFLRVAASGRKWVTPGLILQARRRNPEPQETPRQGGRDVPSQEQIRVGFTTSRKVGPAVDRNRARRRLRAAAAEVLPASGQPGTDYVLIGRKATLGRAYPALVADLRSAVERLAERERGQAGAGVK from the coding sequence ATGCCGGGGCCCCTCGGGCGGCTCAAGAAGCGGTCCGAATTCCTGCGCGTGGCGGCCTCGGGCCGTAAATGGGTCACGCCGGGCTTGATTCTTCAGGCCCGAAGGCGCAATCCCGAACCGCAGGAAACGCCGCGCCAAGGGGGTCGAGACGTGCCATCCCAAGAGCAGATCCGCGTAGGTTTCACCACCAGCCGCAAGGTCGGCCCGGCGGTGGACCGTAACCGCGCGCGCCGCCGCCTGCGCGCCGCGGCCGCCGAGGTTCTGCCCGCCAGCGGCCAGCCCGGCACGGACTACGTGCTGATCGGGCGCAAGGCGACCCTGGGCCGCGCCTATCCCGCCCTGGTGGCCGACCTGCGCAGCGCCGTGGAACGTCTGGCCGAGCGCGAGCGCGGCCAAGCGGGAGCCGGGGTGAAATGA